The Bosea sp. 685 DNA window CCGCCCGCAGGACCAGCCGGGATTTGAACGGCCGCGCTCCAGCCTGCACCTGGCGGTTCCCGTTGATAGGACCGAGCCAATGGCGGGGCCGGAGCCAGGGCAGTCCACCGGACACCTGGCTCGCTTTTCCGGTTCTGGCCTCCGCGATGCCCATCGAGCGCAACGCCCGACCGGCCCGCGAGCCCTGCCTAAACCGCCTCCGAACGCTGCGGCTCCTCGCACGCCTCATCGAGGATCGCAAAGCCCGTCCTGGCCATCACTTCGGCCTCATGAGCAACAATGTTCAGGACATCCGCGAGCGAGCGCAGACCGCTTTTGCGGGTCAGGCTCGCCAGGGATTGCGCCAGTTCGGCGACATAGTCCGCCGTCTCACATTGCGCCTGCGACAGCATCGCCAGCCCGTGCAGTTCGTTGCGCGCCGTCACCGCATTCGCCGACAGCCAGGCGGAAGCGCCGCTCTTATCACCATGCGACCGCGCTTCGGTTGCGCCAGGGTGTTTCTCCAAGGATTTCGTCGCCATGTCAGTCCCCCGAGTGGCTGCATTGTTGAGGCGTCAGCAGCCGACGACGACAAGTTAGGCTCGGGATGTTGACGAGCTATTTACCATTTTTGCAGCCCGTTCGCTCCATTTGGAGTCAGTTTGAACAATTCTTGCGCCAGAACCCGGCTAACAATACACGCAAAGCGCGAAATTTGCTCATATGTGGCCTCGTACGATCGCACCGGTCACTACGCCGGCCTCAGGCTGGGCGCACGGCCGGCTTGCCATTCGGCGGCGTGACAAAATCTGCCCCCGCCTTCACGAGCGCGTGATGGATTTTCTCGACTGCGCTCGCATGCGAGCCGACGAAGCCGTCGAACTCCTCGATCCTGCGGATGGTCGAGACGGGTACGCCCGTCGCTACCGAGAGCTGCTTCACCGACCAGTTGACGATGCCGCGCCCGCCGCGGATCTGGGCGCCGCTGAGTCCCCCCGTCGCGCAGCTCGGCGCGGGCCATTCCTTGCTGTCGTGGATGTCGATGCAGCCGCCGACCCATTCGGTGATCTCACCCGTGTCGTCTCGGACCGGAATGCTGCGCGCGCGCACCCAGCGATAGCCGCCGCCGCGCAGGCGAACGCGCATCTCGATTTCGCACACGCCACCGGCTTCAAGCGCCTTCTTGCGCTCGGTGACGACACGCTCGGCATCGTCGGGATGGAGCATCGCGACCCAGCCCCAATCACGGCTGTGTTCGGGGCCCTGCCCCGTCAGCTCCTCCCAGCCTTCGAGCCATTCGATGCGCCCATCCGGCCCGGCGCTCCACCAGACCGGAGTGCAGGCGGTCGCCATCGCATCGAAACGCCGCTGGCTCGCCTTGCTCAACTGCCGCGCCTCGTATTCGGCGGATACGTCGAGAAAGGAGCCGATCAAGCGATGTGGCCTGCCGCGATCGTCCAGCAGGAACTCGGCATTGACCCTCACCCAGCGCAGCCGCCCTTTCGGGTTCAGGATGCGAATATCGCGGTGGAGCGGCATGGCGTTGCGCAAGATCAGTTCGATCTCGGCCCGCGGGCCGAGATCGGCCGGGTGAATCAGCGCATGGAACATCTCTTCGGACGGCTGGTGCGTTTCCGGGTCGAGGCCCAGCAGCCGGAACATGCCAGCCGACCAGCGCACCTTGCGCGACGGCAGCGCCATCGAGAAAATGCCAAGCGGTATCCGCTCCTCGATGAAACGCAGGGTTTCACCGAAACTCTCATCTTCGTTGAAGAATGCCAGCATTGGACCCCCCGATCCAGTGTCGACGCGCTTCGCGGCATCTGCCGCAAATACTCTGTCTCGAATCAATCACGACAACACCACTTTAGAACAATGCTAAAATTGGCGGTCAAAGATAGAGGCACCCACGATTGAGTCGCCGCCCGTTATCGTAACATAGACAGAGCCTATCTGTTCCATCTCGGTCGCCAGGAGCATGCCCCGGCTTCCGTAACGAAAATTGAGATTTTCGCCAGACGCTGCTTGGGTGATTACTCGCCCGGCAAACTCGAATAACGCTCCAAACGTAATATTATTACAATTTGTGCTCGCAACCTGCTTAATAGCCGCGCTTGGAGCCGGATGCGAAAGAATGGAAACCGGTTTTTCGCATTGATCCTGCTCTCACTCTTAGACGAGAGACGGATTCAGATATCAGATGGGGTCACTTCGTGATGCCATCTGACATCATCGCGCTCTCGCCCTCAGTAAACGTCGGCCTGATAACGCCCGACCTTCTTCAGCGCGGCGACATAGGCCACAGCCTCGTCTGCCGAGCGGCCGCCATGCTCGGCGACGACATCGACCATGGCGCGCTCGACATCCTTGGCCATGCGCTTGGCGTCGCCGCAGACATAGAAATGCGCGCCCTGCTCCAGCCAGGCGAAGAGCTCGGCGCCGCGCTCGCGCATGCGGTCCTGAACGTAGATCTTCTCAGCTCCGTCGCGCGACCAGGCGAGCGTCAAGCCGGTGAGGACGCCTTCCTGCTTCATCGCGTTCAATTCGTCCTCGTAGAAGAAATCCGAAGCCCGGCGCTGATGGCCGAAGAAGAGCCAGTTCCTGCCCGGCGCCTTCGTCGCCCTGCGGTCATGCAGGAAGGCGCGGAACGGAGCGATGCCGGTGCCCGGCCCGCACATGATGACCGGCGTCGCGGGGTTCTCCGGCAGGCAGAAGCCATGCGCCCGCTGGACATAGACCGGCACCTCATCGCCGGGCTGGACGCGCTCGGCGAGATAGGTCGAGGCCACGCCCCAGCGCGGGCGCGTGCCGATCTTGTAGCGCACCGTATCGACCGTCAGCGTGATGCGGCCGGGCGTGGCGAGATGCGAGGACGAGATCGAATAGAGCCGCGGCTGCAACGGGTCGAGCGCCTCGACGAAGGCCTCGGCCGAGAGCTTCGCCTGGCCGAATTTGTGCAAGGTGCCGAGCACGTCGAGCCGGTCGAGATCGCCATCGGGATCCTCGCCCGCCGCCAGGCGCTTGGCCTTGGCGCGAGTTTCGCCGCCCGTGACATAGGAGATCAATTGGAACAGCGCATCGGGCGCCGGGCCGAGCGCGCAATCGCTGACGAGCGCCTCACGCAGCGTCTTGCCGTTGACGGGCGCGTCCGGCCGCGCGCCGAGCAGCGCGATGACCGCATCGGCCAGGCGCGGATCGTTTTGGGCGACGATGCCGAAAGCGTCGCCGACGATGTAGTCGAGCCCGCATGCCGAGAGATCGAATTCGACATGCCAGGTCTCCTTCTCCGAGCCCTCGCCATTGAGCTTGCGGCGCGAGAGGAAGGTCGCCATGGCCGGGTTTTCGCGGGAGCGGCCGACCGGGCCGGCGGGCGCGACTGGCGCGGCTTCCGCCATCGGCGCAGGCGGCGCGGCGCCGCCCTCCTCCACCAGCGCCTTCAGCATGCGCAGCGTATCCTTGCCGCCGGGCGCGCAGAGGTTCAGGCGCGGCTCCTGCCCGGAGGCGATCGCCGCCGAGTAGGTCTCGCAGACATAGCCGCACTGGCCGCAATCCTGCTGCGCCATGGCGGCGAAGAGCTTGCGCGGCATAGGCTTGCCCTGCGCGAGCTTCATGCGCTCCGCCATCTCCATTGCCGGATCGTGCCAGGGCGCGCCGTCATCGTCCTCGCCCATCACGGCGGCATTCTCGGCGGGCGAGAGCGCGGTGACGCCGGCATTGTCGAGCGAAAGCAGGCCGGCAAAAAAGCCGTTCAACCAGGAACGCTGCTCCTCGGAGAACGGCGCTGTCTCGGGCAGGACCTGGACGATGGGGGACGGGGACTGGAGCGTCATAAGGTGCCCCTCCCCGTCATGCTCGCCCTTGTGGCGGGCATCCACGTCTTGATCATAGAGCGCGACGACGGAAGACGTGGATGGTCGGCACAAGGCCGACCATGACGGTTGTGCAGCGCCGGGCTCATGCCGCGTCTCCGGTTTGCGCGACCAGCGCCTGCAACGCCTCGATCTCGTGGCGGCGGGCGAAGGCGACGAAGCTTTCATCGGGCGCGGCGCGATGAATCTGCCAGGTGCGCAGGACCGCCTCGACCAGCGCCGGAGCGTCCTGCGCCTTGACCTTCTCGCGAAAAGGCCGCGCCATGCCGCCATCGACGCCATAGCCGCCGCCGACGAGCAGATCATAGCCAGGCTCGGTGTCGCCCTCCTCATTGACCGGCACTTTTGCGCCGATCAGGCCGATATCGCCGATATAATGCTGGGCGCAGGAGTGGTGGCAGCCGGTCAGATGGATGTTGACCGGCGTCTCCAGCGTGATGCGCGGCTCGCAATGGGCGGCAATGGCGAGCGCATCCTCCTTGGTGTGGGCGGCGGCGAATTTACAGCCCGTCGCGCCCGTGCAGGCGATCAGCCCCGCGCGCAGGATCGAGGTTTCGGCGGAGAGGCCTATCGCCTGGAGATTGGCGACGACATCCTCGACCTTCGCGTCCGACACGCCGGAGATCAGCAGGTTCTGCCAGACGGTCAGGCGGATATCGCCATCGCCGCAAGTGTTGGCAATCGAAGCAATCACGCGCATCTGCGCCACGGTGAGCTTGCCGACCGGCAGCGCCACACCGATCCAGTTCAAGCCGACCTGGACCTGCTTGTGCACGCCGATATGGGCGAGGCGGTCGTAAGCCGGGCGCGGCTTCACCAGGCTCGCATCGACTCGGACCAGCTTGCGCCCGAGCTTGTCTTCGACCGCGGCGAGGAATGTGTCGAAGCCCCAGGCATCGAGCACGTATTTCAAGCGCGACTTGTTACGGTCGGTACGGTTTCCATTGGCGATGAAGACGCGCACGATCGCGTCGGCGACTGCAACCGCGTCAGACGGCGCGACGATGACGCCGGTGTCGCGGGCGAGGTCGTGATGACCGGTGATGCCGCCCAGCGCCAGGCGATACCAGATGCCAGGCTCAATCGGCTGGCCTTCGAAACTGGCGCCCTCGCCCAGCTCGATCGCCTGGAAGCCGATATCGTTGGTGTCCTCCAGCGTCGCGATCGAACCCGCGCCGTCAAAGGCGACGTTGAACTTGCGCGGCAGGCCATAGAGCGAGCGGTCGTTCAGGATGTGGTGGTGCCAGGCGCGGGCATGGGGACGCGTATCGAGCAGTTCGAGCGGGTCGATGCCTGCGGTGGCGGAGCCCGTGACGTTGCGGATGTTGTCGGCGCCCGAGCCCTTGGCGGTGAGGCCGAGATCGGCGAGCCCTTCGAGCAGCAGCGGTGCGTTCTCGGCGCTGATCTCGCGGACCTGCAGATTGGCGCGGGTGGTGACATGGGCATAGGGGCCGCAGAGCTTTTCCGCGAGATCGGTGACGCCTTCGAATTGCCAGGCCTTGAGGATGCCGTTGGGGATGCGCAGCCGGCACATATAGCTGTTCTGCGCCGGGGCCACATAGAACAGCCCGTGATAGCGCCAGCGGAAATTATCGTCCGGTTTGGGGTAGAGGCCGGCCTCGGCCTGCGCCTTGAAGCGGGCATAGGCGTCGAAGGGGTGTTCGGCCGCCTTCCACTTCTCCTGATCAACGAGTTTGCCGCCGCCGGCGACTGCGCGGCCTTGCGCCTCCTGATGCTCCTTGTCGGGACCGCTCGGCGCGGCGGCACCAGCACCAGCAGCCCCGCCAAGCGGGCCGAGCCCACGCGCCGCGCGGGCGGACTGCATGCCGCTCATGAAGCCTTCGAGATAGCGCTTCTGGTCCGGGCTGAAATCGTCGCTCATGTTGGTTCTCGGTCATCCCGGACGACGCGAAGCGGCGATCCGGGACCGTCCTCAGAATGAAGCGCCGTTGCTGGCGCCATACGCGTCTTGCGGTCCCGCATCTGCGCAGCAGCACTGCGTGCCGCAGCGCGTGCGGGATGACAGTCCCTGCTCACGCCGCCTCGACGAAGCGGTGGCGCTCGTAGAGGAATTTCAGCACCGCCTCGCGGGCGGCGATGTAAGTGCGGTCGGCGACCAGATCGAGCCGCTTGCGCGGACGCTCGAGCCGCACGTCGAGCACCTCGCCGATGCGGGCGGAGGGGCCGTTGGTCATCATCACGATCCGGTCCGAGAGCAGCACGGCCTCGTCGACGTCATGGGTGATCATGATCATGGTGTTTCCGAGCGCGGCATGGATCTGCATGATCGAATCCTGCAGATGGGCGCGCGTCAGCGCGTCGAGCGCGCCGAAGGGCTCGTCGAGCAGCAAGATCTTGGGCTCCATCGCCAGCCCGCGCGCGATGCCGACGCGCTGCTTCATGCCGCCCGAGATCTCGGCCGGGCGCTTGTCCCTGGCGTGGGCCATCTGGACGAGGTCGAGATTATGCATGATCCAGTCATGCCGCTCGGCCTTGCTCTTCTGGCGGCCGAAGACCTTGTTCACGGCGAGTGCGACATTGTCGTAGACGGTGAGCCAGGGCAGCAGCGAATGGTTCTGGAAGACGACGGCGCGCTCGGGCCCCGGCGAATTGACCTCCTTGCCCTCCAGCAGCACCGCGCCGGCGCTGACCGGGGTCAAACCCGCGATGATGTTGAGCAGGGTCGACTTGCCGCAGCCGGAATGGCCGATCACCGAGACATACTCACCCTTGTCGATGACGAGGTTGATGTCCTTGAGCACCTCGGTCGTGGCGGCGCCGCGCTGGAAGCGTTTGTCGACATGGTCGATCTTGAGATAGCTCATCGCATCCTCCTCAATTGGTCAGGGTGCCACGGGTGACGATGGTGCCGATGAAGGCGACGAGGCGGTCGAGCACGAAGCCGACGACGCCGATGTAGATGAGCGCCACGATGATGTCGGACAGGCGCGAGGAGTTCCACGCATCCCAGATGAAGAAGCCGATGCCGACGCCGCCGGTCAGCATCTCGGCCGCGACGATGGCGAGCCAGGACAGGCCGACGCCGATGCGAAGCCCGGTGAATATGTAGGGCGCGGCGGAGGGCACCATGATCTTGAAGAAGAACTCGATCTGGTTCAGCCGCAGCACCTGCGCGACATTGCGGTAATCCTGCGGGATGTTGCGGATGCCGACCGCCGTGTTGATGATCACCGGCCAGATCGCGGTGATGAAGATCACGAAGATCGCCGAGGGCTGGCTGTCGCGGAAGGCCGCCAGCGAAAGCGGCAGCCAGGCGAGCGGCGGCACGGTGCGCAACACCTGGAAGACCGGATCGAGCCCGCGCATCGCCCAGACCGACTGGCCGACGAGCGCCCCCAGCAGCACGCCGACGACCGCCGCAAGGCTGAAGCCGATGGCGACGCGCTGGAGCGAGACCAGGATGCGCCAGCCCAGACCGATATCCTGCGAGCCGTTCCAGAAGAACGGTTCGGTGATCAGGTCCTTGGCTTCCGACCAGATCTTGGTCGGCGGCGGCAGCGAGGATTGCGGGCCATGCGCGGTGAGCTGCCAGACCAGCAGGATCAGCGTGACCGTGATCAGCGGCGGCAGGATGTTGACGAGAACCGCCTTGAGCCAGGCGCCGAGCCGCTCGCGCAACGGCTTGCCCGCAACCGCCGGCAAGGTCACCACCTCGGCCTGCACGGCCGATAATGCGACGACCTTCGCGCCCGCTGTCGCATTCTTCAAGACAGTCTGACCCATCCCGATACTCCTCTGATTGAATTGGTCCGTCGCGTCCGTCATGCCGCCACCGTCTCGCGCGCTTGCGCGCCGATGCGCCGGATTTCCGGCAGGCAGGAGCCGCAATTCGTGCCGGCCTTGAGCTGCCGGCCGATATCCTCTGGCGTCATCGCGCCACCGCCGGCGAAGGCCGCGCGGATCGCATTGAGGCCGACGCCGAAACAGGCGCAGACCGTGGGGCCGGGATCGGCCGCGCCATCGAGCCGGCGGCCGGCGAGCAGGGCGAGCCGGTTTTCCGGCGCGAGGCCGGCATCGGCGAAGGCGAGCTTGACCGTGTCCCAGAGCGGTGCGCGCCCGGAGGGGCCGACGAAGAGCGCAGCGATCAGCCTGCCTTCAAGCGTCACGGCGCAACGATAGGCGCCGCCCTGACGGTCGATCATCTCGGTGAGACCATCCTCACCGAAGGCTGAGCGCACCGCCGCCATCAGATCATCGACCGAGGCGTCGGTCGCAAACAGACGGCCCTGCCCGCCTTCGACCGCAACGCTCGCCCACCAGCTTCCCGCCGGCAGGGCGAAGGCCTCACGCGACAGCACGAAGCCCTGCGATGCATAGCTCACGGGCGCAACGGAAGAGGGCGTCGCCTTCATCTCCGGCTGGCCGGAATAGGGATCGCAGAAGGGCTGCACGGCCGCGCCGATACGCGCATCCGACGCCGTCTCGGCCGACCAGTGGATCGGCGCGAAGAGCGAGCCGGCCGGCACGCCCTCGTCGCGCAGGACCTTGAGCACGACCGCGCCATGGGCGTTGGCGATGCGGGCGAAACCGCCCTCCTCCAGGCCGAAACGGGCGGCATCGGCCGGATTCACATGGACACTGGGCTCGCTGACATGGGCTGAGAGGCGCGCGCTCAGGCCGGTGCGCGTCATGGTATGCCAGTGATCGCGGACGCGGCCGGTGTTGAGCAGCAGCGGAAACGCCTCGCTCGGCTCAGCCGCCAGCGCAGGCATGGCGAGCGGCTTCATCTGGGCGCAGCCATCGGGCGTGAAGAAGCCGCCATTGGCGAAGAGCCGCGCTGTGCCCTGCGATCGACCGGCGGGCACGGGCCATTGCACGGGCCTGAGCGCGTCATAGCCGCGCCTGGTCAATCCGGCATGGGCGCCGATGTCGAAATCGCGGGTGCCGTCATTCTCGAAGGCGGACAACGCTGCGTGCTCGGCATAGATTTCGGAGGCATCGGCGAAGCCGAAGCCGGCGGCGAAGCCCAGCCGCCTGGCGATCTCGCAGATGATCCACCAATCCGGCCTGGCCTCGGCGGGCAAGGGCAGGAAGGCGCGCTGGCGCGAGATGCGGCGCTCGGAATTGGTGACCGTGCCGTCCTTTTCGCCCCAGGCGGCTGCCGGCAGGATGAAATGCGGCTTGGCGGCGAGCGTGTCGTTGGAGAGCACATTCTCGGAGACGATGAAGAGATCGAGCCCCCGCAGCGCCGCCATGACATGGTCGGCGCGCGGCAGGGAGACGGCCGGGTTGGTCGCCATCACCCAGAGCGCCTTGATGCGCTTGTCTGCCACAGCATCGAGCATGGCGACGGCCTTCAAGCCTTCATGCTGCGCCATGTTGGGCGCCTTCCAGAAGCGGCGGACGCGGTCGATCTCGACGGCCGAATAGCCCATATGGGCGGCGAGCATATTGGCGAGCCCGCCGACCTCGCGCCCGCCCATGGCGTTGGGCTGGCCGGTCAGGGAAAACGGCCCGCCGCCGGGCCGGCCGATGCGGCCGGTCGCGAGATGGCAATGCAGGATGGAGGCGACCTTGTCGGTGCCTTGCGCCGACTGGTTGACGCCTTGGCTCCAGGCCGTGACCACGGCAGGCGTGCCGGCCCAGAGCGCATAGAAGGCGGCAATATCGGCCGGGCTCAGGCCGGTGCGCGCGGAGACGGCGGCGATGTCGGGCGCGATGCCGCGCGCATTCTCCAGCACGGCCTCGAAACCGCTGGCGTGGCGCGCGAGATAGGTCGCGTCGGTCAGGCTGTGCTCGGCGAGATGGACGAGCAGTCCTGCGAACAGGACGCTGTCGGAGCCCGGCTTGAGCTGCAGAACCAGGTCGCAATCCTCGGCGGTAGCCGTCACGCGCGGATCGATGACGACGACCTTGGCGCCGCGCTCGCTGCGGTTCTGCTGGATGCGACGGAACAGCACCGGATGGCACCAGGCGGTGTTTGAGCCGACCAGCACGATCAGATCGGCGCTGTCGAGGTCCTCGTAATTGCCCGGCACCGTGTCGGAGCCGAAGACGCGCTTGTGGCCGGCGACCGTGGAGGACATGCACAGCCGCGAATTGGTGTCGACATGGGGCGAGCCGATGAAACCCTTCATCAGCTTGTTGGCGACGTAGTAATCCTCGGTGAGGAGCTGGCCGGAGAGATAGAAGGCGACGGCCTCAGGGCCATGCTGTCGAATGATCGATCTCAAACCACCTGCGACCGCATCGAGCGCGAGCTCCCAGGTGACGCGGTCATAGCCACCCGCCGCATTGCGCTTCAGCGGGTGCATCACACGGCTGCCCAGGTCGAGCGTCTCACCGAGCGCCGAGCCCTTCGAGCAGAGCCGCCCGAGATTGGCGGGGTGGGCGGGATCGCCCGCGATCGCCGCTCCGCCCTTGCCATCGCGCGTCGCCAGCACGCCGCAGCCGACCCCGCAATAGGGGCAGGTGGTGCGGATCGCCGGATCGGGAATACCAGGGCCTAGCGAGGCGTCATCGATGCGCATGTCAGGCGGCCTCCCTGATGCAGTAAGGCTCGCCGAAGGGCAGATCGGCGCGGATCGCGGAGATGTCCTGCCCGGAGCGGATCAGGCCGAGATAGAACAGGGCGCCTTGCGTATCGCCGACGAGGACGCAGCCCGCGAGCCTGCCATCGCGCAGCACGAATTTGCGGTAGATGCCGGCGGCGGGATCGCGCAGCACGAGGACCTCAGTGCCCTCGCCCGCCTCGAACTCGCCGGCCGAGAAGACACCGACGCCGCTGACCTTGAGATTGGTCGCCAGCAGCGAGCCGGCGTAAGCCGCCTCCGTGCCCGCAGATTCTTGCCCCGCGGATTTTTGGCCCGCAAGCCGCATCGCCAGCACGCGCGCCTGCTCATAGGCCGGCTCGACGAGGCCATAGACCTGGCCGCGATGCTCGGCGCATTCGCCGATCGCGAAGATATTGGCATCCTCGCTCGCCATCGCATCGTCGACGACGATGCCGCGATTGACGGCGAGCCCCGCCGCCCTGGCGAGATCGGCGTTGGGCCGCACGCCGATGGCGATGACGACGAGATCGGCAGGGATGATCGTGCCGTCCTGAAGCTCGACGCCCTCGACCTTGTCCGTGCCGACGAAACCCTTGGTCGCGCTGCTCAGCCGGACATCGATGCCGCGCGCCGTGATCGCGGCTGCGAGCAGGCCCGCGCCCTCGGCATCGAGCTGGCGCTCCATCAACCGGTCGACCAGATGCAGCAGCGTGACTTGGCCGGGCGTGACTTGGCCGGCCCTCTGACCGCCGGCTTTTGAGAGACCATAGGCCGCCTCGAGCCCGAGCAGGCCGCCGCCGATGACGACGATGCGCGCCCCGCGCTGCGCATAGGCCCGCATCATCCCGACATCGGCGGTGTCGCGGAAGGTCGCGACGCCCGGCAGATCGCCGCCCGGGAAAGGCGGCTTCAGAGGCTTGGAGCCGGTGGCGAGGACGAGCTTGCCGTAAGGCAAGACCAGCCCGTCCTCCAGCGTGACCGTCCTGGCAGCGCGGTCGATGCCCGCAACGCTGCGGCCATAGATCATCGAGACGCCGCGCGCGCGCCACCAGGCGGCGGGCTTCAGCTCGATATCGGGCTCGGCGATCTCGCCCGCCAGCAAGGGCGAGAGCAGCACCCGGTTATAGGCGAGCCGGCCTTCCGCGCCGATCACCGCGATGGAATAGCGCCCGAGCGCGCGCTGGCTGAGCTCGTCAACCAGCCGCGTCGCGGCCATGCCCTTCCCCACGATGATCAGCGGCTCGGCCATGCGATCAGGCCACCCGCTTGATCTTGAGTGCCTTGAGATAGTCCAGCGGCGCAGCGGGATCGAACTTCACGCCGTCGAAGAAGGTCTCGACGCCGCGCGAATCCACTGTGGGAGCCCCCGCCACGCCGAGCGTCTTGGCGGCCTCGCGCCAGAGATCGGCGCGATTGGTCTTGTCGACCAGGGCCTTGATGTCGATCGTCGGCTCGAACTTGCCCCAGCGGATGTTCTCGGTGACGAACCAGCTGTCGTGGCTCTTGAAGGGGTGGGAGACCTCGCCACCTTCGCCCCAGAACTTCATGTAGAGGTTGGTACCCTTCACCTCGCGGCCATTGCCGTAGTTGATGTCACCCTGCAGGCGCTTGTTGATGTCGGTGACGGGGACGTTGAACCATTGCCGGCGACCGACGATCTCGGCCAGTTCCTGGCGGTTCTCCATCTTGTCGGCCCAGATCTGGGCTTCCATCACCGCCATCAGGATGGCCTGCGTCGCCTTGGGATTGGCGTCGACGAAATCGGCGCGCATGCCGAGGATCTTCTCGGGATGCTTGAACCAGAGCTCGCCGGTGGTGAGTGCAGTGTAGCCGATGTTCTGGTTGACGAGCTGCTCGTTCCAGGGCTCGCCGACGCAGAAGCAGTCCATCGTGCCGACCTTCATGTTCGCCACCATCTGCGGCGGCGGCACGGTGATGACCTTGATGTCGCTGTCGGGATCGATGCCGCCGGCGGCGAGCCAGTAGCGGATCCAGAGATCATGCGTCCCGCCCGGGAAGGTCATCGCGGCCGTGAGTTCCTTG harbors:
- a CDS encoding NAD(P)/FAD-dependent oxidoreductase, which gives rise to MAEPLIIVGKGMAATRLVDELSQRALGRYSIAVIGAEGRLAYNRVLLSPLLAGEIAEPDIELKPAAWWRARGVSMIYGRSVAGIDRAARTVTLEDGLVLPYGKLVLATGSKPLKPPFPGGDLPGVATFRDTADVGMMRAYAQRGARIVVIGGGLLGLEAAYGLSKAGGQRAGQVTPGQVTLLHLVDRLMERQLDAEGAGLLAAAITARGIDVRLSSATKGFVGTDKVEGVELQDGTIIPADLVVIAIGVRPNADLARAAGLAVNRGIVVDDAMASEDANIFAIGECAEHRGQVYGLVEPAYEQARVLAMRLAGQKSAGQESAGTEAAYAGSLLATNLKVSGVGVFSAGEFEAGEGTEVLVLRDPAAGIYRKFVLRDGRLAGCVLVGDTQGALFYLGLIRSGQDISAIRADLPFGEPYCIREAA
- a CDS encoding CmpA/NrtA family ABC transporter substrate-binding protein; translation: MTETVETRVKPAKATASRRQLLKLSGAAALLAAARAALPSGAFAQSAGPEVKGTRLGYIALTDAAPLVLAKEKGLFAKYGLPDMDIAKQASWGATRDNMALGFKNNGIDGGHILRPKTHLYSTGKVMQNGQPLPMYTLLNLNQDGQAISVSNEYKDLNVQKDSSPLKLAFERKKAAGKELTAAMTFPGGTHDLWIRYWLAAGGIDPDSDIKVITVPPPQMVANMKVGTMDCFCVGEPWNEQLVNQNIGYTALTTGELWFKHPEKILGMRADFVDANPKATQAILMAVMEAQIWADKMENRQELAEIVGRRQWFNVPVTDINKRLQGDINYGNGREVKGTNLYMKFWGEGGEVSHPFKSHDSWFVTENIRWGKFEPTIDIKALVDKTNRADLWREAAKTLGVAGAPTVDSRGVETFFDGVKFDPAAPLDYLKALKIKRVA